In Clarias gariepinus isolate MV-2021 ecotype Netherlands chromosome 9, CGAR_prim_01v2, whole genome shotgun sequence, a single window of DNA contains:
- the inpp5l gene encoding inositol polyphosphate-5-phosphatase A, which translates to MATSTDVLLVTANVGTLFEKLSKIQDGWLQELYTTVDKYQPRFVAMHFQEVGGKNYKANMASAETFFKTIESRLSDFDRVCVYIDSDFKTEDNFTALGNIYFIHKSLENVQQYDFSGKEFRSVSGRNTYTGSFCRVTTVKKEKFQRAFWPDQNWSRKGYMKTRWMIHNQALDLVNVHLFHDASNLKACESEFSVFSKNRHNALKYVIGRIFEGDLVPVPYFLFGDFNFRLDTKSLIQDLSTSTEKKIVMKKGTKEVEKIIYKEKDNGSEDALLQIEYKTFKYPHNKLFKDGTGQELRKYDKETEAFKEITEEEIFFPPSYPYSEDPEKPTEYMTTRCPSWCDRILMSHSAEEKICRKSDAGKNTVYNIIGPNVCMGDHKPVFLFFALQSNVQ; encoded by the exons ATGGCGACGTCCACAGATGTTCTACTAGTCACAGCAAATGTTGGCACGTTATTTGAAAAG CTGAGTAAGATCCAAGATGGCTGGCTGCAAGAGTTGTACACT ACTGTGGACAAGTACCAGCCCCGCTTCGTCGCCATGCACTTTCAGGAGGTCGGGGGAAAGAACTACAAAGCCAACATGGCCTCCGCTGAAACCTTTTTTAA GACCATCGAGTCCAGGCTGTCAGACTttgacagagtgtgtgtctaCATAGACAGCGACTTCAAGACGGAGGACAACTTCACG GCCCTCGGGAACATTTACTTCATCCATAAATCTCTGGAGAACGTCCAGCAGTACGATTTCAGTG GGAAGGAGTTCAGGTCGGTGTCGGGTCGCAACACGTACACGGGTTCGTTCTGCAGAGTCACGACAGTGAAGAAGGAGAAATTCCAGAGGGCCTTCTGGCCAGAT caAAATTGGTCCAGAAAAGGATACATGAAGACACGGTGGATGATTCACAACCA agcccTGGACCTGGTTAACGTGCACCTTTTTCATGATGCTTCAAACCTCAAAGCCTGCGAATCCGAGTTCTCAGTGTTCTCCAAGAATCGCCATAATGCCCTCAAATACGTCATCGGCAG GATATTCGAAGGTGACCTTGTTCCAGTCCCCTACTTCCTGTTTGGAGATTTTAACTTCCGCCTCGATACAAAGAGTCTAATCCAG GACCTCTCGACATCGACAGAGAAGAAGATCGTGATGAAAAAGGGCACTAAAGAAGTTGAGAAAATCATCTATAAGGAGAAAGACAATGGCagcgag GATGCGCTACTTCAAATAGAATATAAGACATTTAAGTACCCGCACAACAAACTCTTCAAAGATGGCACTGGACAAGAG CTCCGGAAGTACGACAAAGAGACAGAGGCCTTCAAGGAAATCACAGAAGAGGAGATTTTCTTTCCTCCCAG TTACCCCTACAGCGAAGACCCCGAAAAACCCACGGAGTACATGACCACGAGGTGTCCATCCTGGTGTGACCGCATCCTCATGTCCCACTCGGCAGAAGAAAAGATCTGCAGG AAAAGTGATGCAGGCAAAAACACTGTCTACAACATCATAGGCCCGAATGTCTGCATGGGAGACCACAAG CCTGTCTTCTTGTTCTTTGCACTGCAATCCAATGTCCagtga
- the nkx6.3 gene encoding homeobox protein Nkx-6.3: MEPNLSGSFLFNNGLNQFPTDIKAPVCQYSMPNSFYKLAPGNLNAQLQAGTPHGISDILSRSVMGGPANTALLSGYSSMGGFSGTVPTPGVYYNRDYTPTTLSAFPKPSECPGIKGRTSCWVEGGYDWRGGRQQCSNIDSGHPGETVGRKKHTRPTFSGHQIFALEKTFEQTKYLAGPERARLAYSLGMTESQVKVWFQNRRTKWRKKSASEPSSTQASRTERQGASDTELEDEEYNKPLDPDSDDEKIRLLLRKHRRSFSVLRLGPHHV, translated from the exons ATGGAGCCCAACCTGTCTGGGTCTTTCCTCTTCAACAACGGTTTGAATCAGTTCCCAACAGATATCAAGGCACCCGTGTGCCAGTACTCTATGCCCAACAGCTTCTACAAGCTCGCACCTGGAAACCTGAATGCCCAGCTGCAGGCGGGCACACCACATGGGATCAGTGACATCCTGAGCCGGTCTGTAATGGGTGGCCCGGCCAACACCGCGCTGCTCTCAGGATATTCCAGCATGGGGGGTTTCAGTGGCACCGTGCCCACTCCAGGGGTGTATTATAACCGGGATTACACCCCAACAACTTTGAGTGCTTTTCCAAAACCTAGCGAGTGCCCAGGCATAAAGGGACGCACCAGCTGCTGGGTGGAGGGAGGCTACGACTGGAGAGGAGGAAGACAACAGTGCAGCAACA tagacAGTGGGCATCCCGGTGAGACAGTGggcagaaagaaacacacacggCCCACTTTCAGCGGGCATCAGATCTTCGCCCTGGAGAAAACCTTCGAGCAGACCAAATACCTAGCGGGACCAGAGAGAGCGAGACTGGCGTACTCACTGGGCATGACCGAGTCACAGGTCAAA GTGTGGTTTCAGAACCGGCGCACTAAGTGGCGTAAGAAGAGCGCGTCCGAGCCGAGCTCCACTCAAGCGTCCAGGACCGAGAGACAGGGCGCCTCAGACACCGAGCTCGAGGACGAGGAGTACAACAAACCTCTCGACCCCGACTCGGACGACGAGAAGATCCGCCTGCTGCTGCGCAAACACCGCAGATCGTTCTCAGTTTTACGCCTGGGGCCACATcatgtctga